A DNA window from Bombus vancouverensis nearcticus chromosome 6, iyBomVanc1_principal, whole genome shotgun sequence contains the following coding sequences:
- the LOC117159762 gene encoding BRO1 domain-containing protein BROX isoform X1, which produces MAHWFHRNVLKATTNQKFELKITDPTDATRKLCSDLRLSRSRLLELIKNANNSSDTIEPAFHSYLSLVYGFIWEINSAAEQSEHVGRPNPSKLRNVIVYKWTHTLLGSSTYSSADSVYEAANMSMNVGLWFMKHAAMIAAKDDINMNEAKDVHTMLRRAAGIFTFVQTEFLPQLANPPPLGSDLDPRIINAYVNQCTAEAQEVTVARAVELKHNANLISALANETSKLFLDAANTLRPFKAEISAQWIKYLELKAAFYQSYAYNYCGENLLSMDKCGEAIKALQESEACLKKAKILCQEYGKINGPAPRVKPDQHAVFKRLTPIVKLTLDKCNRENGLIYHHTIPGEVPTLDTKATFGLVSPIDFQMQSHHPIWNLDVYRTLSGLNPAKLEKEQNLPPVKEDSIHQTTKDPKNTSGCLLQ; this is translated from the exons ATGGCACATTGGTTTCATCGTAACGTGCTAAAAGCCACGACAAATCAAAAATTCGAATTAAAAATAACTGATCCTACTGATGCTACAAGAAAACTATGCAG TGATCTAAGATTATCAAGAAGTCGTCTTTTAGAGTTAATAAAAAATGCAAATAATTCAAGTGATACTATAGAACCAGCCTTTCATAGCTATTTAAGCTTAGTGTATGGATTTATATGGGAAATAAATTCTGCTGCAGAACAATCTGAACATGTTGGCAGACCTAATCCTAGCAAACTTAGAAATGTTATTGTATATAAGTGGACACATACTTTATTGGGATCAAGTACCTA tTCTAGTGCTGATTCTGTTTATGAAGCAGCTAATATGAGCATGAATGTAGGACTTTGGTTCATGAAACATGCTGCAATGATTGCTGCCAAGGATGA TATAAATATGAATGAAGCAAAAGATGTACATACTATGCTAAGACGGGCTGCAGGAATATTTACTTTTGTACAAACAGAATTTTTACCACAATTGGCGAATCCTCCACCATTAGGAAGTGATCTAGATCcaagaataataaatgcatatGTGAATCAATGTACAGCGGAAGCACAGGAAG TGACAGTAGCCAGAGCAGTGGAACTAAAACATAATGCTAATTTAATATCAGCACTAGCTAATGAAACAAGTAAATTATTTCTGGATGCTGCTAATACCTTACGTCCATTTAAAGCAGAGATATCAGCACAGTGGATTAAATATCTGGAACTCAAGGCAGCATTTTATCAATCCTAT GCTTATAATTATTGTGGTGAGAATTTATTATCTATGGATAAGTGTGGAGAAGCAATTAAAGCCTTACAGGAAAGTGAAGCGTGTTTAAAGAAAGCAAAGATATTATGTCAGGAGTATGGAAAAATAAATGGACCAGCACCTAGAGTAAAGCCAGATCAACATGCTGTATTTAAACGCCTAACACCTATAGTAAAACTTACTCTTGATAAATGTAACCGTGAAAATGGTTTAAT TTATCATCATACAATACCAGGGGAGGTTCCAACATTGGATACAAAAGCTACTTTTGGTTTAGTGAGTCCAATTGATTTTCAAATGCAATCGCATCATCCTATATGGAACTTGGATGTATATAGAACATTGTCTGGATTAAATCCTGCTAAActagaaaaagaacaaaatttacCTCCTGTTAAAGAAGATTCAATTCATCAAACTACCAAAGATCCAAAGAATACAAGTGGATGTTTATTGCAATAA
- the Glo1 gene encoding glyoxalase 1 isoform X1, with translation MKDIPLFAQIFAHFRSVCQRVTKSRPSYLFSKKMGEHTGLTNCEARELCKKPDPATNGYIMQQTMYRIKDPRKSLPFYTEVLGMQLLQKLDFPEMKFSLYFLGYEDPKDIPTDKRESIEWTFSRKATLELTHNWGTETDPDPKYHNGNTEPRGFGHIGITVPDVEKACERFEKLNVEFVKKPNDGNMKGIAFIKDPDGYWIEILNPVNIANLIPNQ, from the exons ATGAAAGATATTCCACTTTTTGCGCAAATCTTCGCACACTTCCGCTCTGTGTGTCAGCGTGTAACCAAGAGTCGGCCgtcatatttattttctaaaaag atgGGTGAACACACAGGCTTAACAAACTGTGAGGCTCGGGAACTTTGCAAAAAGCCTGACCCAGCGACAAATGGTTATATAATGCAACAAACAATGTATCGTATTAAAGATCCAAGAAAATCATTACCTTTTTATACTGAAGTACTCGGTATGCAGTTATTACAGAAACTTGACTTTCCTGAAATGAAATTCTCTCTGTACTTTTTGGGATATGAAGATCCAAAAGACATACCTACTGATAAGAGAGAAAGTATTGAATGGACATTTAGTCGCAAAGCTACTTTAGAACTTACTCA TAATTGGGGTACAGAAACTGACCCTGATCCCAAGTACCATAATGGGAATACTGAACCTAGAGGATTTG GTCACATTGGAATCACAGTACCTGATGTAGAAAAAGCATGTGAAAGATTTGAAAAGTTAAATGTGGAATTTGTAAAGAAGCCTAATGATGGTAACATGAAAGGAATTGCTTTTATCAAAGATCCAGATGGTTATTGGATTGAAATTTTAAATCCAGTAAATATTGCAAATTTAATACCAAATCAATAA
- the LOC117159762 gene encoding BRO1 domain-containing protein BROX isoform X2 → MLQENYAELIKNANNSSDTIEPAFHSYLSLVYGFIWEINSAAEQSEHVGRPNPSKLRNVIVYKWTHTLLGSSTYSSADSVYEAANMSMNVGLWFMKHAAMIAAKDDINMNEAKDVHTMLRRAAGIFTFVQTEFLPQLANPPPLGSDLDPRIINAYVNQCTAEAQEVTVARAVELKHNANLISALANETSKLFLDAANTLRPFKAEISAQWIKYLELKAAFYQSYAYNYCGENLLSMDKCGEAIKALQESEACLKKAKILCQEYGKINGPAPRVKPDQHAVFKRLTPIVKLTLDKCNRENGLIYHHTIPGEVPTLDTKATFGLVSPIDFQMQSHHPIWNLDVYRTLSGLNPAKLEKEQNLPPVKEDSIHQTTKDPKNTSGCLLQ, encoded by the exons ATGCTACAAGAAAACTATGCAG AGTTAATAAAAAATGCAAATAATTCAAGTGATACTATAGAACCAGCCTTTCATAGCTATTTAAGCTTAGTGTATGGATTTATATGGGAAATAAATTCTGCTGCAGAACAATCTGAACATGTTGGCAGACCTAATCCTAGCAAACTTAGAAATGTTATTGTATATAAGTGGACACATACTTTATTGGGATCAAGTACCTA tTCTAGTGCTGATTCTGTTTATGAAGCAGCTAATATGAGCATGAATGTAGGACTTTGGTTCATGAAACATGCTGCAATGATTGCTGCCAAGGATGA TATAAATATGAATGAAGCAAAAGATGTACATACTATGCTAAGACGGGCTGCAGGAATATTTACTTTTGTACAAACAGAATTTTTACCACAATTGGCGAATCCTCCACCATTAGGAAGTGATCTAGATCcaagaataataaatgcatatGTGAATCAATGTACAGCGGAAGCACAGGAAG TGACAGTAGCCAGAGCAGTGGAACTAAAACATAATGCTAATTTAATATCAGCACTAGCTAATGAAACAAGTAAATTATTTCTGGATGCTGCTAATACCTTACGTCCATTTAAAGCAGAGATATCAGCACAGTGGATTAAATATCTGGAACTCAAGGCAGCATTTTATCAATCCTAT GCTTATAATTATTGTGGTGAGAATTTATTATCTATGGATAAGTGTGGAGAAGCAATTAAAGCCTTACAGGAAAGTGAAGCGTGTTTAAAGAAAGCAAAGATATTATGTCAGGAGTATGGAAAAATAAATGGACCAGCACCTAGAGTAAAGCCAGATCAACATGCTGTATTTAAACGCCTAACACCTATAGTAAAACTTACTCTTGATAAATGTAACCGTGAAAATGGTTTAAT TTATCATCATACAATACCAGGGGAGGTTCCAACATTGGATACAAAAGCTACTTTTGGTTTAGTGAGTCCAATTGATTTTCAAATGCAATCGCATCATCCTATATGGAACTTGGATGTATATAGAACATTGTCTGGATTAAATCCTGCTAAActagaaaaagaacaaaatttacCTCCTGTTAAAGAAGATTCAATTCATCAAACTACCAAAGATCCAAAGAATACAAGTGGATGTTTATTGCAATAA
- the Glo1 gene encoding glyoxalase 1 isoform X2 — MHYIIKKSKNEGTLENKDRSGRPKKLTGREEKVIIRELKKNPTKSAPQLASMVASIFHKKVYPELCQRILRNNGFHGRVPRKKSYINAMGEHTGLTNCEARELCKKPDPATNGYIMQQTMYRIKDPRKSLPFYTEVLGMQLLQKLDFPEMKFSLYFLGYEDPKDIPTDKRESIEWTFSRKATLELTHNWGTETDPDPKYHNGNTEPRGFGHIGITVPDVEKACERFEKLNVEFVKKPNDGNMKGIAFIKDPDGYWIEILNPVNIANLILSMVEDKKYEIDSRIECDGHQGTLKYVGPVGKTKGLWLGIDWDDPTRGKHNGTYEGVKYFKARHPTSGSFIRPGKAKFGISCPEAIKIRYGLINDELAGIDRDTLTSLQKEINAPFLEVVGFSKVNKKQSKFDQLKIVWLREQCVSTTGNPGELKELCPNLEELDLSKNLINSWQIIADICCQLDCLVRLNLSENYLPTEENMEILKDSFFMLKYLTIARMNYNWFDIQRCMSMFPSLQELSVSFNIVNIIHKPIKDENLMKICKLTLEGNLISNWDDILKLGSLPRLEYLNLNSNKIDKIRFLTVEPTAKTTAFFNLRQLHISQNNISEWQSVSELEKLNNLEDLKFRENPILKNENLETARQLIIARISKLKSLNGTEILQDERRGAEYDYLKLFLSKWTETENDADKRNRFIIEHPRYPTLVAKCGISDIPSPKVKVEMVSNVITVEFVCPDHPNQPRGIKRKLLKDMEVQKVIGLAQRLFRTGGKIPRLSFIQQNLSKDEILLDKPLQELRYYSIQDGDQVIVRW, encoded by the exons atgcattatataataaaaaagtcAAAGAATGAGGGAACACTTGAAAACAAAGATCGATCAGGTCGGCCAAAGAAATTGACTGGAAGAGAGGAGAAAGTTATCATtcgcgaattaaaaaaaaatcctaCTAAATCCGCTCCTCAACTCGCAAGTATGGTAGCTagtatatttcataaaaaagtTTACCCGGAATTATGTCAACGAATCTTACGAAACAATGGTTTTCATGGCAGAGTACCGCGAAAGAAGTCATATATTAATGCG atgGGTGAACACACAGGCTTAACAAACTGTGAGGCTCGGGAACTTTGCAAAAAGCCTGACCCAGCGACAAATGGTTATATAATGCAACAAACAATGTATCGTATTAAAGATCCAAGAAAATCATTACCTTTTTATACTGAAGTACTCGGTATGCAGTTATTACAGAAACTTGACTTTCCTGAAATGAAATTCTCTCTGTACTTTTTGGGATATGAAGATCCAAAAGACATACCTACTGATAAGAGAGAAAGTATTGAATGGACATTTAGTCGCAAAGCTACTTTAGAACTTACTCA TAATTGGGGTACAGAAACTGACCCTGATCCCAAGTACCATAATGGGAATACTGAACCTAGAGGATTTG GTCACATTGGAATCACAGTACCTGATGTAGAAAAAGCATGTGAAAGATTTGAAAAGTTAAATGTGGAATTTGTAAAGAAGCCTAATGATGGTAACATGAAAGGAATTGCTTTTATCAAAGATCCAGATGGTTATTGGATTGAAATTTTAAATCCAGTAAATATTGCAAATTTAATAC ttagtatggtagaagataaaaaatatgaaattgacaGCCGAATTGAGTGTGATGGACATCAAGGTACATTAAAGTACGTTGGTCCTGTTGGTAAAACTAAAGGTTTGTGGCTTGGTATAGATTGGGATGATCCAACACGTGGAAAACACAATGGTACATATGAAggagtaaaatattttaaagctAG GCATCCTACATCAGGTTCATTTATACGACCAGGTAAAGCAAAATTTGGGATTTCTTGTCCTGAAGCTATTAAAATTCGTTATGGCCTTATCAATGATGAATTAGCTGGCATTGATAGAGACACCTTAACAAGCTTACAGAAAGAAATTAATGCACCCTTTTTGGAAGTTGTTGGTTTTTCCAAAGTAAATAAGAAGCAAAGCAAATTTGATCAATTAAAAATTGTGTGGTTAAGAGAACAATGTGTTAGTACTACTGGTAATCCTGGAGAATTAAAAGAATTATGTCCAAATTTGGAAGAATTAGATTTatctaaaaatttaataaatagttGGCAAATTATAGCAGATATCTGTTGTCAACTTGACTGTCTTGTTCGGCTTAATCTGAG cgAAAATTATTTACCAACTGAAGAAAATATGGAAATATTAAAAGATTCATTTTTTATGCTTAAATATTTAACTATAGCAAGAATGAACTATAATTGGTTTGACATTCAACGATGTATGAGTATGTTTCCATCTTTGCAAGAACTTTCAGTTTCTTTCAACATTGTGAACATCATACACAAGCCaataaaagatgaaaatttaatgaaaatatgtaaattaactCTTGAAGGAAATTTGATATCTAATTGGGATGATATTCTTAAATTGGGATCGCTTCCACG TTTAGAGTACCTTAATTTAAATTCCAATAAGATAGACAAAATAAGGTTCCTAACTGTTGAACCAACAGCAAAAACCACAGCCTTTTTTAATCTGCGGCAATTACATATATCGCAAAACAACATATCAGag tggcAATCTGTATCAGAATTAGAAAAGCTAAATAATTTGGAAGATTTGAAATTTAGAGAAAATCctattttgaaaaatgaaaatttagaaaCTGCACGTCAGTTAATCATAGCgagaatttcaaaattaaaatcattaaatgGCACTGAAATCTTACAAGATGAAAGACGTGGTGCTGAGTAtgattatttgaaattatttctaTCGAAGTGGACCGAAACGGAAAATGATGCAGACAAGAGAAATAGGTTCATAATAGAACACCCTCGATATCCAACATTAGTTgcaa AATGTGGAATTTCTGATATTCCATCACCTAAAGTGAAAGTGGAAATGGTTTCTAACGTCATAACAGTAGAGTTTGTATGCCCAGATCATCCAAATCAACCTAGAGGAATTAAAAGAAAACTATTAAAAGATATGGAAGTTCAAAAAGTTATAGGACTTGCACAACGACTTTTTAGAACTGGAGGAAAAATTCCAAGACTTTCATTTATACAACAAAAT CTTTCGAAAGATGAAATACTTCTTGATAAACCGCTTCAGGAACTCCGATACTATTCAATACAAGATGGAGACCAAGTTATTGTAAGATGGTGA